One Leptospira saintgironsiae DNA window includes the following coding sequences:
- a CDS encoding ArsR/SmtB family transcription factor, translating into MLNNSSLDRIFYALSDPTRRDIVERLSKKSASVSELASPLDMSMAAVVQHVQILEESGLIKTQKIGRVRSCRVETNSFELIENWLNQRRKFWERNLDRLGEFLEKTEKGKK; encoded by the coding sequence ATGCTTAACAATTCTTCTTTGGACAGAATCTTCTACGCTTTGTCTGATCCGACTCGTAGGGATATCGTAGAAAGGCTTAGCAAAAAATCAGCTTCTGTAAGTGAGCTTGCCAGTCCTTTGGATATGAGTATGGCTGCAGTCGTCCAACACGTGCAAATTTTGGAAGAGAGCGGTTTAATTAAGACTCAGAAGATAGGTCGAGTACGCTCTTGCAGGGTAGAGACGAATTCATTTGAACTGATCGAAAACTGGCTGAATCAGCGTAGAAAATTCTGGGAAAGGAATTTGGACCGACTGGGAGAATTTTTAGAAAAAACGGAGAAAGGGAAGAAGTAA